The following are encoded together in the Kribbella voronezhensis genome:
- a CDS encoding YbjQ family protein → MNQNFPPNPHPNQPPYPPQQGYQQGPPPGYAPPPPQPGYQQGPPPQGYGQPGYGQAPGAPFQPTQQPTQQSNVPHVAPQGSPYPVLVSTMNDLPGYTAEKVFGEVFGLTVRSRDFGSNFAASFRSLGGGEVPEYTQMLAESRHVAVMRMCQMAQQMGANAILAMRFDCNEIAQTMSEVAAYGTAVIVRKVEPPRPQDAPAAKPDEDDANDS, encoded by the coding sequence ATGAACCAGAACTTTCCCCCGAACCCGCACCCGAACCAGCCGCCGTACCCGCCGCAGCAGGGTTACCAGCAGGGCCCGCCGCCCGGATACGCGCCGCCGCCACCGCAGCCCGGTTACCAGCAAGGCCCGCCGCCGCAGGGCTACGGGCAACCGGGCTACGGCCAGGCGCCCGGTGCCCCGTTCCAGCCGACACAGCAGCCGACCCAGCAGTCGAACGTGCCGCACGTGGCGCCGCAGGGCTCGCCGTACCCGGTGCTCGTCTCGACGATGAACGACCTGCCCGGGTACACGGCCGAGAAGGTGTTCGGCGAGGTCTTCGGGCTGACCGTGCGGAGCCGCGACTTCGGCTCGAACTTCGCCGCGAGCTTCCGCTCGCTCGGCGGCGGCGAGGTGCCGGAGTACACCCAGATGCTGGCCGAGTCGCGGCACGTGGCCGTGATGCGGATGTGCCAGATGGCCCAGCAGATGGGTGCGAACGCCATCCTCGCGATGCGCTTCGACTGCAACGAGATCGCCCAGACGATGAGCGAGGTCGCCGCCTACGGCACCGCCGTGATCGTCCGGAAGGTCGAGCCACCGAGGCCGCAGGACGCACCTGCCGCCAAACCCGATGAGGATGATGCGAATGACAGCTGA
- a CDS encoding GH1 family beta-glucosidase: MTAEPLIFGPDFKWGVSASAYQIEGAVTEGGRGTSTWDTFCAEPGRILNGDTGAVACDHYHRYAEDVALMRDLGVDVYRFSFAWPRIQPTGQGPANPAGLDFYDRLIDELLGAGITPAPTLYHWDTPQPLEDAGGWLSRDITSRFADYASILAERFADRVPLWMTINEPMVLTLIGYAVGGHAPGKALGFEALPVAHHQLLAHGRAVQALRAGGAAEIGIATNHAPTWPAGDSPEDVEAAALYDNLINWLFADPIVLGRYPEGLGEAMPGPVAEDLEVISTPLDFFGLNHYSPTRVGAPTGNPDSAATDGLPLPEGLPFEPRPIDEYPKTDFGWPIVPEAFGEILRTLKNRYGDRLPPLYITENGCAINDGPVDGEIADQRRIDYLDGYVRELRKAMDDGIDVRGYFQWSLLDNFEWAAGYSQRFGLVHVDFESQVRTPKASYHWYRDLITKSRG; the protein is encoded by the coding sequence ATGACAGCTGAGCCACTCATTTTCGGCCCGGACTTCAAGTGGGGCGTCTCGGCGTCGGCGTACCAGATCGAGGGGGCCGTGACCGAGGGCGGTCGCGGCACCTCGACCTGGGACACGTTCTGCGCCGAACCGGGCCGGATCCTCAACGGCGACACCGGAGCGGTGGCGTGCGACCACTACCACCGGTACGCCGAGGACGTGGCGCTGATGCGGGATCTCGGCGTCGACGTGTACCGGTTCTCGTTCGCCTGGCCACGGATCCAGCCGACCGGTCAGGGCCCGGCGAATCCCGCCGGGCTCGACTTCTACGACCGGCTGATCGACGAACTGCTCGGAGCCGGCATCACGCCGGCGCCGACCCTGTACCACTGGGACACCCCGCAGCCGCTGGAGGACGCGGGCGGCTGGCTGTCCCGCGACATCACCTCGCGGTTCGCGGACTACGCCTCGATCCTCGCCGAGCGGTTCGCGGACCGGGTGCCGCTGTGGATGACGATCAACGAGCCGATGGTGCTGACGCTGATCGGGTACGCCGTCGGTGGCCACGCGCCCGGCAAGGCACTCGGGTTCGAGGCGCTGCCGGTGGCGCATCACCAGTTGCTCGCGCACGGCCGCGCAGTACAGGCCTTGCGGGCCGGTGGTGCTGCCGAGATCGGGATCGCCACCAACCATGCGCCGACCTGGCCGGCCGGCGACAGCCCTGAGGACGTCGAGGCGGCCGCTCTCTACGACAACCTGATCAACTGGCTGTTCGCCGATCCGATCGTGCTCGGGCGCTATCCCGAGGGTCTGGGCGAGGCGATGCCCGGACCGGTCGCGGAGGACCTCGAGGTGATCTCGACCCCGCTGGACTTCTTCGGCCTCAACCACTACTCGCCGACGCGGGTGGGCGCGCCGACCGGCAACCCGGACAGTGCCGCCACCGACGGTCTCCCGCTGCCCGAGGGGCTGCCGTTCGAACCGCGGCCGATCGACGAGTACCCGAAGACGGACTTCGGCTGGCCGATCGTGCCCGAGGCGTTCGGCGAGATCCTGCGCACCTTGAAGAACCGGTACGGCGACCGCTTGCCGCCGCTCTACATCACCGAGAACGGCTGCGCGATCAACGACGGTCCGGTCGACGGCGAGATCGCGGACCAGCGCCGGATCGACTACCTGGACGGGTACGTGCGGGAGCTCCGGAAGGCGATGGACGACGGCATCGACGTCCGCGGGTACTTCCAGTGGTCGCTGCTGGACAACTTCGAGTGGGCCGCCGGGTACTCCCAGCGGTTCGGTCTGGTGCACGTCGACTTCGAGAGCCAGGTCCGCACGCCGAAAGCGTCGTACCACTGGTACCGCGACCTGATCACCAAGAGCCGGGGATGA
- a CDS encoding MFS transporter yields the protein MTPGLAPALAEPVVAVRGRWTTAVVLANVGVFAAWLGPIQVLLAKQSDAIAPGNKEFVFGLVTGVGAAVSVAANPLFGAFSDRTTARWGRRVPWVLAGALGGAAGLLVLAGAGAIGWMLLGWCLVQLFCNALLAAITAAVPDRVPKVQRGAVGGWVALAQTLGALVGVGLATVVGGIGAGYLACAAFLLVSVIPYLLGSGDERLVERPRLVWREFFAGFWISPSRHPDFAWAWLTRFLLNLGNGLGTLYLFFYLQDAVGYGDPDTGVLILTAVYSVCVLLTAVGSGTWSDRLGRRKVFVTWSGVVMAGGALVLAVWPVWTAALVGAVILGIGFGVYLSVDFALLTEVLPNARDRAKDLGVINIANSLPQVIAPAIAAPVVKYAGGYPVLYGLAAAVTVAGAVLVRKIRIVS from the coding sequence ATGACGCCCGGGCTGGCTCCGGCGCTCGCGGAGCCGGTGGTCGCGGTCCGGGGCCGGTGGACCACCGCTGTGGTGCTCGCGAATGTCGGTGTCTTCGCGGCCTGGCTGGGACCGATCCAGGTACTGCTGGCCAAGCAGTCCGATGCGATTGCCCCTGGCAACAAAGAATTCGTCTTCGGCCTGGTGACTGGCGTCGGCGCCGCGGTCTCGGTTGCCGCGAACCCCTTGTTCGGCGCGTTTTCCGACCGTACGACGGCTCGCTGGGGCCGCCGGGTTCCCTGGGTTCTGGCCGGCGCGCTCGGGGGAGCGGCCGGGTTGCTGGTGCTGGCCGGTGCGGGTGCGATCGGCTGGATGCTGCTCGGTTGGTGCCTTGTGCAACTGTTCTGCAACGCGCTGCTCGCGGCCATCACGGCAGCCGTGCCGGACCGGGTGCCGAAGGTGCAACGCGGCGCGGTCGGCGGTTGGGTCGCTCTGGCGCAGACTCTCGGCGCGCTGGTCGGTGTGGGGCTGGCGACCGTGGTGGGCGGCATCGGGGCCGGCTATCTCGCATGTGCGGCGTTCCTGTTGGTCTCGGTCATCCCCTACCTGCTGGGCAGTGGCGATGAGCGGCTGGTCGAGCGGCCGAGGCTGGTCTGGCGGGAGTTCTTCGCCGGCTTCTGGATCAGCCCGTCGCGGCATCCGGATTTCGCCTGGGCCTGGCTGACCCGGTTCCTGCTGAACCTCGGCAACGGTCTCGGCACGCTCTACCTGTTCTTCTACCTCCAGGACGCCGTCGGCTACGGCGATCCGGACACCGGCGTACTGATCCTCACCGCGGTCTACTCGGTCTGCGTACTGCTGACCGCGGTCGGATCGGGGACGTGGTCCGACCGGCTCGGCCGGCGGAAGGTGTTCGTCACCTGGTCCGGTGTGGTGATGGCGGGCGGAGCCCTTGTGCTGGCCGTCTGGCCGGTGTGGACGGCTGCCCTGGTCGGCGCGGTGATCCTCGGGATCGGGTTCGGGGTCTATCTGTCGGTGGACTTCGCGCTGCTCACCGAGGTGCTGCCGAACGCGCGCGACCGGGCGAAGGACCTGGGGGTCATCAACATCGCCAACTCGTTGCCTCAGGTGATCGCCCCGGCGATCGCCGCTCCGGTGGTCAAGTACGCCGGTGGCTACCCGGTCCTCTACGGCCTGGCCGCGGCGGTCACCGTCGCGGGCGCGGTACTGGTCCGCAAGATCCGGATAGTCTCCTGA